The following is a genomic window from Pseudophryne corroboree isolate aPseCor3 chromosome 3, aPseCor3.hap2, whole genome shotgun sequence.
AACATCCTTTATCCAGTATGAAAGAGGAATTGATTATGAAAGAGGAGTTGAATTCAGACGTTGAAATGTGTGCACTCACTGATCCTGTGTCACTTGATTATACGTCTCCTATCGGCAAAGACTCAAACTCCTTTATGCGAACATGTCCGACAAAAACGAACAATGTTACACACCTAGCTCATGCACTAACAGAATATGCAGGTATTGAAATGCAAGAGGGTGTACCAGGTCTTTCAGACGCTGACCTTTACACGCAATCAGGGTTTACGTCCTCTTCGTCATCTACTCACGGAGAGAAAACCTTTAATTGCTCTTTTTGTCAGAAATCCTACCATGACATAACCCAGTTTCATCTACATGAGAAGAGTCACGTGGAGCGGAAACCATTTTCCTGCTCTGAGTGCGGCAAATGTTTTTCCAAGACGCTAGAGCTGGTGGCGCATCGCAGGATTCACACTGAGGAAAAGCCTTTCGCCTGTCCCGAGTGTGGAAAACAGTTTGCCGATCGTGCAAGTGTTATCGCACATCAGGTGATTCACACCAAATTTTCCGCTTTTCCCGAAACTCGTTTACATGAGGAGAAGGTTCCCACAGATGAGGGGCCCATTTTATGCTCTGACTGCGGACTAGGGTTTAACAGCAGCTCCGCTCTAGCGGAACATCAAAAAATTCACAAACAAGAAAAGAAGTTTGTGTGTCCTATCTGCGGTAAAAGTTTCAATAAAAGAGGACATCTTAGTAACCATAATAGAATCCATACAGGGGGGAAGCGCGTTTTATACTCTGAAAGCGGAGAATTAATTCCTCACACCACGTATCCACGGAAAAGGCCTTTCTTGTGCctcgagtgtggaaaatgtttcccAAGCCGCTCCCACCTGGATAGGCATCAGAGGGTGCATACGggggagaagccgttttcctgttcggaGTGCGATAAACGTTTCACGGACCGTTCGGGCCTGGTCATAcaccagagaattcacacaggggagaagccctATTCTTGTAACGATTGCGGGAAATGCTTCAGGGATCGCTCGGGCCTTGTTGTGCATCAGCGGAACCACACAGGACAACATCCGTTCAGGTGCctggagtgcgggaaatgtttccaCAACCGCGCACGCCTTGAGCGCCATGAAGTTGTTCACAGGGAGCAGAAGTCCTTTTCCTGTCCAGAGTGTGAAAAACGCTTCACTAACgtgtctgccctcaccctccattacAGAACTCACATAGGAGAACAGCCATGTGTTCCGGGGGTGGAAAGTTTTTCCACTCAGTTGTATTCCGAGAGACACCAGAGAAGTCGCACAGAAGAGAAGTCCTTTTCCTGCTCAgagtgtgggaagtgttttacAGACGTATCTGTTCTCTCTCTCCATTACCGGACTCACCTAGAGGAGCTCCAGCAGACACAGCTGAGATTTCACAGCGGTGAGAGACCTGTGGATAGTGGGAAGTATATTGCTCATCGTCTAAGTCATCCTGTGAATAAGAAGAGTCACACAGTAGAGAAACCGTTTTCATGTTCACAGTGTGAGAAATCCTTTACGGATCGTACAAGTCTTATTGCTCACGAGCAGCAGCACACCGGCGAGAAACCTTATAAATGTTCAGAATGTGGGGAATGTTTTGTGCTGAAAGGTTATTTAACGAAACACTTAGAAAGTCACGCATGATACGTATAGCTAGGTGATCTGTGTTAGGTCTTTGTGTGTCAGATGAGGGACAGAGCGCTCCCAGACTGTGTGTGTTTTGGAGAGTTGACACCATGCCAGTCTACCACACTCTGTGTTGCTCCAGGTGACGGGCCGCCAGTGAGAGCTGTTGTACAGGTGCATGTAGCTTTCAATGGCAATGTGAGTAAACCGTCTAGTACGAATAGTGAAGGCTCCTTCATCTGTATGAGTGTGCTAAAATGCCTTCTAGTAACTGCTGGAATGTGGGGGAAAAAGAACATGGAGCCAGTGTCatagaatacatatatatatattttactttgtCATTAATTATTCATCAAAATTAAGCCAACATTAAGAAGCCATGTTTTTAAAAAGTAATTACACCCCTTGGTTCAGTAGCTTGTAGAACCACCTTTATCAGCAGTAAGCTGAAGTCTTTGGTTTCTGTAGGAGTTTATCAACCTTAATACATTGCATATGGGGAATGTTGGCCTACTCCTCCTTACCATCTTGCTTCAGCTCCGTGATGTTCGAGGCGACTTGGCTTTGCACAAATCTGTTACGTTCCTGGACAACATCTCCATGGTtttatatagtgtggcagatgctcaattagcttagtgatatcattcaggtgcttgaaagggagatgtatttctaagcaagaaaaaaagtaaTTTTGTTTCCccaagcaccctgaatgat
Proteins encoded in this region:
- the LOC135054859 gene encoding zinc finger protein 250-like, with protein sequence MYCSPFSEHSSVTQRMDKDRSHMTERLLSLTLEIFYLLTGEDCVMVKKSGERVTPHSLIHGRDNEQKILELTNKIIQLLTREVPIRCQDVTVYLSMEEWEYLEGHKDLYKDVLMEKKKSTRKLRTFNDRKTSDGCLIDLIEQKYDRTPGNISDLSHSEESQSTANKLSQWGALRQSGCCDDSHFRGDETKVLTVEESPFCEDTSTSVATQTTSAQLKDEQVCIETETLTGNVVYPSKEPAGRLPAHIKQSSEGESLEDSGVSLHAECTQEHPLSSMKEELIMKEELNSDVEMCALTDPVSLDYTSPIGKDSNSFMRTCPTKTNNVTHLAHALTEYAGIEMQEGVPGLSDADLYTQSGFTSSSSSTHGEKTFNCSFCQKSYHDITQFHLHEKSHVERKPFSCSECGKCFSKTLELVAHRRIHTEEKPFACPECGKQFADRASVIAHQVIHTKFSAFPETRLHEEKVPTDEGPILCSDCGLGFNSSSALAEHQKIHKQEKKFVCPICGKSFNKRGHLSNHNRIHTGGKRVLYSESGELIPHTTYPRKRPFLCLECGKCFPSRSHLDRHQRVHTGEKPFSCSECDKRFTDRSGLVIHQRIHTGEKPYSCNDCGKCFRDRSGLVVHQRNHTGQHPFRCLECGKCFHNRARLERHEVVHREQKSFSCPECEKRFTNVSALTLHYRTHIGEQPCVPGVESFSTQLYSERHQRSRTEEKSFSCSECGKCFTDVSVLSLHYRTHLEELQQTQLRFHSGERPVDSGKYIAHRLSHPVNKKSHTVEKPFSCSQCEKSFTDRTSLIAHEQQHTGEKPYKCSECGECFVLKGYLTKHLESHA